One Phycisphaera mikurensis NBRC 102666 DNA window includes the following coding sequences:
- a CDS encoding glycosyltransferase — MDLDAGLTALLAWALLAGAAAATLAWGWVALVSGAGAVLDHPLDEPTAEPVGPLAGVTVVVPGRDEADHLPQTLQELLAQDTRRPHRVVFVDDASSDATPEAVAGLAAAFGDRLLPVRNEQEPPRGWVGKCWAIQRGLAAAGLLADGPVEDAAPADPGGSGGDWLLFTDADIHHAPDLVRAAAAHAEARGADVLALVPRLVFGGFGERLVQLQLVVALSVMLPLKKAVDPGRPEALTGGAFILVRRRLYAAAGGHAAVRGEVVEDLKLGQALKAAGGRMAVAVAGERLWCRMYDGWADQWEGLTKNAYPGLDRRPLVAAGLGAATLVCNVGPAAYLPAALALAGSGGGAAAWVAAGVAMLALALQAASADAARRLCGLRWWWALSVPAGSAAYLAILAASAWRCTFGGNLWKGRRYPAPPAAE; from the coding sequence GTGGATCTGGACGCAGGATTGACCGCGTTGCTGGCGTGGGCGCTGCTCGCGGGCGCGGCGGCGGCGACGCTGGCGTGGGGGTGGGTGGCGTTGGTCAGCGGAGCCGGGGCCGTGCTGGATCACCCGCTGGACGAACCCACGGCGGAGCCGGTGGGTCCGCTGGCGGGCGTCACGGTGGTGGTGCCGGGGCGTGACGAAGCCGATCACCTGCCGCAGACCCTCCAGGAGCTGCTGGCGCAGGACACGCGACGCCCCCACCGGGTGGTCTTCGTCGACGACGCGAGCTCGGACGCGACGCCGGAGGCGGTGGCCGGCCTCGCGGCGGCCTTCGGCGATCGGCTGCTGCCGGTCCGCAACGAGCAGGAGCCGCCGCGGGGGTGGGTGGGCAAGTGCTGGGCGATCCAGCGGGGGCTCGCGGCGGCGGGGCTCCTGGCCGACGGCCCGGTGGAGGACGCGGCGCCGGCGGACCCCGGGGGCAGCGGCGGGGACTGGCTGCTGTTCACCGACGCGGACATCCACCACGCGCCGGACCTGGTGCGGGCGGCGGCGGCGCACGCGGAGGCGCGGGGGGCGGACGTGCTGGCGCTGGTGCCGCGGCTGGTGTTCGGCGGCTTCGGCGAGCGGCTGGTGCAGCTGCAGCTGGTGGTGGCGCTCTCGGTGATGCTCCCGCTGAAGAAGGCGGTGGACCCCGGGCGGCCCGAGGCCCTCACCGGCGGGGCCTTCATCCTGGTGCGGCGGCGGCTGTACGCGGCGGCGGGCGGGCACGCCGCGGTGCGGGGGGAGGTGGTGGAGGACCTGAAGCTGGGGCAGGCGCTCAAGGCGGCCGGCGGCCGGATGGCGGTGGCCGTCGCGGGCGAGCGCCTGTGGTGCCGGATGTACGACGGCTGGGCGGACCAGTGGGAGGGCCTGACCAAGAACGCCTACCCGGGGCTGGACCGCCGGCCGCTCGTGGCGGCGGGGCTGGGGGCCGCGACGCTCGTGTGCAACGTCGGGCCGGCGGCGTACCTGCCGGCGGCGCTGGCGCTGGCCGGCTCGGGCGGCGGCGCGGCCGCGTGGGTGGCGGCGGGGGTCGCGATGCTGGCGCTGGCGCTGCAGGCGGCGTCGGCGGACGCGGCGCGGCGGCTGTGCGGGCTGCGGTGGTGGTGGGCGCTGTCGGTGCCGGCGGGGAGCGCCGCGTACCTCGCGATCCTCGCCGCGAGCGCCTGGCGTTGCACTTTCGGCGGAAACCTGTGGAAGGGACGCCGGTACCCGGCTCCGCCCGCGGCGGAGTGA
- a CDS encoding SDR family NAD(P)-dependent oxidoreductase has protein sequence MPQTSSLFDLSGRVALVSGGTSGIGLAIAEAFVDHGAKVVVGSRTADKVKEAVDRLNDRVAESAAGAVLDVQSEDSVRGAFDHGVRRFGTVNDAVHSAGVMHKADSAELEAEPFNRLYDIHVTGGLRLAKALAAHLASSGASQPDAAAPVEPAGSFTFIASITSFAALSGVTAYAAAKSAQMGLIRNLSTDFGARGIRVNGIAPGFVPTDLNRKMITGTDRGRRILERTPMARFGTADEIAGAAVYLAAPAGAFVNGHTIVVDGGFLACGLGDAVAPWS, from the coding sequence ATGCCGCAGACCTCCTCCCTGTTCGACCTCTCCGGACGCGTGGCCCTGGTCTCCGGGGGCACCTCGGGCATCGGCCTCGCCATCGCCGAGGCCTTCGTCGACCACGGCGCCAAGGTCGTCGTCGGTTCCCGCACCGCCGACAAGGTGAAGGAAGCCGTCGACCGCCTCAACGATCGCGTCGCCGAGTCGGCCGCGGGGGCCGTGCTCGACGTGCAGAGCGAAGACTCCGTGCGGGGTGCCTTCGACCACGGGGTCCGCCGCTTCGGCACCGTCAACGATGCGGTCCACTCCGCCGGCGTGATGCACAAAGCCGATTCCGCCGAGCTCGAGGCCGAGCCCTTCAACCGGCTCTACGACATCCACGTCACCGGCGGCCTGCGGCTCGCCAAGGCCCTGGCGGCGCACCTCGCCTCCTCCGGGGCCAGCCAGCCCGACGCCGCCGCCCCCGTGGAGCCCGCGGGCTCGTTCACCTTCATCGCCTCGATCACCAGCTTCGCGGCGCTCTCCGGCGTCACCGCCTACGCCGCCGCGAAGAGCGCCCAGATGGGCCTCATCCGCAACCTCTCCACCGACTTCGGCGCCCGCGGCATCCGCGTCAACGGCATCGCGCCGGGCTTCGTGCCCACCGACTTGAACCGCAAGATGATCACGGGCACCGACCGCGGCCGCCGCATCCTCGAGCGGACCCCGATGGCGCGCTTCGGCACCGCCGACGAGATCGCCGGCGCCGCCGTCTATCTGGCCGCGCCCGCCGGTGCCTTCGTCAACGGCCACACGATCGTGGTCGACGGCGGCTTCCTGGCCTGCGGGCTCGGCGACGCCGTCGCGCCCTGGAGCTGA
- a CDS encoding DUF3072 domain-containing protein — protein MSSETPDATTPKSDPVSNAQKDPDNWTTGDEKMTGAQASYLKTLSEEAGAGEEDGYDAELTKAEASKRIDALQEKTGRGA, from the coding sequence ATGAGCAGCGAAACCCCCGACGCCACGACCCCCAAGAGCGACCCCGTCAGCAACGCGCAGAAAGACCCGGACAACTGGACCACGGGCGACGAGAAGATGACCGGTGCCCAGGCCTCCTACCTGAAGACCCTCAGCGAGGAAGCCGGCGCCGGTGAGGAGGACGGATACGACGCGGAGCTGACCAAAGCCGAGGCCAGCAAGCGGATCGACGCCCTCCAGGAGAAGACCGGGCGCGGCGCGTGA